The Agarilytica rhodophyticola genome has a window encoding:
- a CDS encoding pilus assembly protein: MAIFSHFNQLKIDMNVKQYIERCFCLVLLSVSFSVMNPAYAQVAEDYSILPPTVVDSTTPLVMLVMSRDNQLWHKAYNDYSDLDGDGVLDTTYKDDFEYYGYFHSDFCYSYSGPGQRFSPTSRVRAGSHQCSNAWSGNFLNWLTTTRIDVVRKVLYGGYRLIDNNSATVLQRAFIPADNHAFVKVVRNTDITGDISDYTPIRGQSELSFCNVTDAQAGGPTFSADINLNITPPRLKVAVGNEFAWAGSERNQCQYEDEGGRAEFSARRPPFGSISGIPRDSELVVRVEVCVDGFDATDDQACQEYRDQSTGDVNEKPFGLLQTYGETGTYKFGLMTGSYSNNEDGGVLRKNVTFMGGLDANPSDLEIDSRTGIFINQSGASEGIIRTLNLLRIQGWEYNSTTYLDCNRPGISELEFLTSGSSERECKDWGNPLSEIYLEALRYIGAASPTPAFRADNPDVLTGLNTATWADPYDADAPCSQCSVIVLSTGLNNFDGDELGSASSLPGFSAARMRLETDRVGVAEGLNSGTYIVGQSPGGGGTADECDAKSISRFSGVSGPCPEVPSLNGSYNIAGAALYANQNDLRTDLEGDQTVSTYTVALAESLPSFNLPQGSANPITIVPTCRSHPWPAAAPPPGDNDWGECSLVDLTVVEQNANYGRFVVAWEDSTWGNDYDMDSYAVIEYCVASGNQTTVRNACPDLGYNDQNPNYHNRRPRGSSYNYRVHQRQPQWQSAAPGQVQIRMSVAGAATSFAMRLGYTVSGSNGQDGSYVNEVLRYGNYNFNGVLRAIPGANTAGLANNRVIWSENVRVFSGDSSSSGPKLLQNPLWYAAKYGAFEDVNDDGLPDTTPEWDRLDIEGNEVVDGSGNVIGDGIPDSFFPVRNPARLPQALTTIFANLNSRISSGSAAAVNAQTGSGEGAIYQALYSPRLEDSNSNSITWFGTVNGLFLDDRGRIREDGDQDGILTNSDRILELNFDEAAGETLVQAITVNGDGSTGTNDGAPFALTSSDYRPIWSAQEQLRSLATYTDNRSSYGSSAGNGRYIFTSFDRDGDGQVIGPVFADANPGSTATVDGAHPFVSSNFGISGNTGNDTRLLGLSNTATQIQIDNLINYIRGEEGIPGTRSRTLNSEANLLGDIVNSTPTVVGAPSEAYDVIFNDDTYANYIAQYAGRRNVLYVGANDGMLHAFNAGFFNPQVSPGGDIAFQTTGGAGTTPHPLGSELWAYIPYNLLPHLQWLTAPNYPHVYYVDGPVKSYDVNIFTPDAVHPDGWGTIIVASMRFGGGDYSIDHDNNASTPDITTRSAYIVMDVTDPESPPELLAEITDEDLGFSTAVPTIIKYRQPRASGSYVGTGENAWYLAFGSGPAGNDPASRLSALNLAVSNKSAKVYLFDLVNRTSGTPLQKIELTDGAGPEINSFTGGFETADWDIDYQDDALYFGLIGGTPAVPTGKLKRGRVASASGSNISLNFSNLYNDTNRAFSATPRTFRDEEGDFWVFAGTGRFFVPQDNVSRQTQYYFGIKEPKDANGNPRLDVTVNSNDLVDTTGVDVFEDGQVFGDGGSTVTLSAGGASEAVAIFQDVLDFVADHGGWQFEFRSPGAARHTPGSGDLMRNTTQSALAGTSLIITTYNATGEFCDSEGEGFLFAPHLGAGIPAPFAPVDIDPTDRIPALEAGDPPVARVLQGITLGDGPPSAPEVIQPQKKDGPAGPCQGYQVITQSSTADINKTQIACQGLPAGRRGWRELPVN, encoded by the coding sequence ATGGCTATTTTTTCTCACTTTAACCAATTGAAAATCGACATGAATGTAAAGCAATATATTGAACGCTGTTTTTGCTTAGTATTACTTAGCGTGAGCTTTAGCGTTATGAATCCTGCATATGCTCAGGTGGCTGAGGATTATTCAATTTTGCCTCCTACTGTTGTGGATTCAACCACACCTTTGGTGATGTTGGTGATGTCTCGAGATAATCAGTTGTGGCACAAAGCTTACAATGATTATTCTGATCTGGATGGCGATGGTGTGCTTGACACAACCTATAAAGATGACTTTGAGTACTATGGTTATTTCCACTCAGATTTTTGCTATAGCTATTCCGGCCCAGGACAACGTTTCTCCCCGACTTCTCGGGTAAGAGCCGGAAGTCACCAGTGTTCAAATGCATGGAGTGGGAATTTCTTAAACTGGTTGACCACAACACGAATAGATGTAGTGCGTAAAGTGCTCTATGGTGGTTATCGCTTAATCGATAATAATTCAGCTACTGTTTTACAACGCGCTTTTATCCCTGCGGATAATCACGCGTTTGTGAAAGTGGTTCGCAATACCGATATTACAGGTGATATTTCTGACTACACGCCTATTAGAGGTCAGAGCGAGCTAAGCTTTTGTAATGTGACCGATGCGCAAGCGGGCGGCCCTACGTTCTCCGCTGATATAAATTTGAATATTACCCCTCCAAGACTGAAAGTTGCCGTGGGTAATGAATTTGCTTGGGCGGGCAGTGAAAGAAACCAATGCCAATATGAGGATGAAGGAGGAAGGGCCGAGTTTTCAGCGCGTAGGCCTCCTTTCGGTTCTATCTCTGGTATTCCTAGAGATTCTGAATTAGTGGTCCGTGTTGAAGTATGTGTAGATGGATTCGATGCAACGGATGATCAAGCCTGTCAGGAGTATCGAGACCAATCAACAGGTGATGTTAACGAAAAACCTTTCGGTTTGCTGCAAACTTATGGTGAGACAGGTACTTATAAATTTGGCTTGATGACTGGTAGTTACTCCAATAATGAAGATGGTGGTGTACTTAGAAAGAACGTGACCTTTATGGGGGGGCTAGATGCTAACCCAAGTGACCTAGAAATTGATAGTCGAACTGGTATCTTTATTAATCAGAGTGGCGCAAGTGAAGGCATTATTCGAACCCTTAACTTGTTAAGAATCCAGGGTTGGGAGTACAACAGTACAACCTATTTAGACTGTAATCGCCCAGGTATTTCCGAATTGGAATTTTTAACATCAGGAAGTTCTGAAAGGGAATGTAAGGACTGGGGTAACCCTCTGAGTGAAATTTATTTAGAAGCATTACGTTATATCGGTGCGGCAAGTCCAACACCAGCATTCCGCGCAGATAATCCCGATGTTTTGACAGGACTTAATACAGCAACTTGGGCTGACCCCTATGATGCTGATGCTCCCTGCTCTCAATGTTCTGTTATTGTTCTATCAACAGGTCTCAATAATTTTGATGGTGATGAATTAGGTAGCGCATCTAGTTTGCCAGGTTTTAGTGCGGCTAGGATGAGATTAGAAACGGATAGAGTGGGAGTTGCTGAGGGCTTGAATTCAGGTACTTATATTGTTGGCCAAAGCCCTGGTGGTGGTGGTACGGCAGATGAGTGTGATGCTAAGAGTATCAGCCGTTTTAGTGGCGTGAGTGGCCCTTGCCCTGAGGTGCCTTCACTCAATGGCTCTTATAATATTGCCGGTGCTGCGTTATATGCTAATCAAAATGATTTGCGTACGGATCTCGAGGGCGATCAGACCGTTTCTACTTATACCGTTGCCTTGGCTGAGTCCTTGCCTAGTTTTAACCTACCCCAAGGCAGTGCAAATCCAATCACTATTGTACCTACTTGTCGTTCACATCCTTGGCCGGCGGCGGCTCCTCCCCCTGGTGATAACGACTGGGGGGAATGTAGTTTGGTAGATTTAACTGTGGTAGAGCAAAATGCCAACTATGGTCGTTTTGTTGTTGCCTGGGAAGATTCTACCTGGGGGAACGACTACGATATGGATTCCTATGCAGTGATTGAATATTGCGTAGCCTCCGGTAATCAGACTACTGTTCGTAACGCTTGTCCCGATCTTGGATATAATGATCAAAACCCTAACTACCACAACCGTAGGCCTAGGGGCTCATCTTACAACTATCGTGTTCATCAGCGTCAACCTCAATGGCAATCTGCCGCCCCTGGCCAGGTTCAAATTCGGATGTCTGTTGCTGGCGCGGCGACTTCTTTCGCTATGCGTCTTGGTTATACAGTGAGTGGTAGTAACGGCCAAGATGGCTCTTATGTTAATGAAGTCTTGCGCTATGGTAACTACAACTTCAATGGTGTATTAAGGGCAATCCCTGGTGCTAACACTGCAGGGCTTGCAAATAATCGTGTGATATGGAGCGAAAATGTTAGGGTATTCAGTGGTGACAGCTCTTCTTCTGGGCCCAAGCTATTGCAAAACCCCCTATGGTACGCGGCAAAATACGGCGCATTTGAAGATGTTAATGATGACGGTTTACCTGACACCACCCCTGAATGGGATAGGCTGGATATTGAAGGTAATGAGGTAGTGGATGGTAGCGGCAATGTGATAGGTGATGGCATCCCGGATTCATTTTTCCCGGTTCGAAATCCTGCGAGATTGCCGCAGGCACTAACCACTATATTTGCCAATCTTAATTCACGTATATCATCAGGTAGTGCGGCGGCAGTAAATGCACAAACCGGCAGCGGTGAAGGTGCGATCTATCAGGCGTTATACTCGCCTCGCTTAGAAGATTCCAATAGTAATTCCATTACCTGGTTCGGTACGGTTAATGGTCTGTTTTTGGATGACCGTGGCCGTATTCGTGAAGATGGAGATCAGGACGGCATTTTAACCAATTCTGATCGAATACTGGAACTCAATTTTGATGAAGCGGCTGGTGAGACTCTAGTTCAGGCGATTACTGTTAATGGTGATGGCAGTACCGGAACAAATGATGGTGCACCATTTGCACTCACAAGTAGTGATTATCGACCTATCTGGTCTGCTCAGGAACAACTTAGGTCCTTGGCAACATATACTGACAATAGATCCTCTTATGGTAGTTCAGCTGGTAATGGCCGTTATATTTTTACCAGCTTTGATCGTGACGGTGATGGCCAGGTCATAGGGCCTGTTTTTGCCGATGCTAATCCCGGTTCGACGGCGACGGTTGATGGCGCCCATCCATTTGTTAGCAGTAACTTCGGTATTTCAGGAAATACCGGTAATGACACTCGCTTACTGGGGCTCAGTAATACAGCCACTCAAATCCAAATTGATAATCTTATTAACTATATTCGAGGTGAAGAGGGAATCCCGGGTACTCGTTCGAGAACACTGAACAGTGAAGCGAATTTGCTTGGAGATATTGTTAATTCAACACCTACAGTAGTGGGAGCTCCAAGTGAAGCATACGATGTAATCTTTAATGATGATACCTATGCAAATTATATTGCCCAGTATGCCGGTCGGCGCAATGTACTTTATGTGGGTGCTAATGACGGTATGTTGCACGCATTTAATGCCGGCTTCTTTAACCCTCAAGTATCACCTGGTGGTGATATTGCTTTCCAAACTACAGGTGGTGCTGGCACAACCCCACACCCTCTGGGTTCTGAGCTATGGGCTTATATTCCTTACAACCTTTTACCCCATTTACAGTGGTTGACTGCGCCTAATTATCCCCATGTGTACTATGTGGATGGGCCAGTGAAATCTTACGATGTGAATATATTCACACCAGACGCTGTGCACCCCGATGGTTGGGGAACCATTATTGTGGCTAGTATGCGTTTTGGCGGTGGTGATTACTCTATAGATCACGATAATAATGCATCGACACCAGATATAACCACACGCTCAGCATACATTGTCATGGATGTTACTGATCCAGAAAGTCCGCCGGAACTTTTGGCGGAAATTACCGATGAGGATTTGGGCTTTTCGACCGCTGTGCCTACCATTATTAAATATCGTCAGCCCCGCGCTAGTGGCTCCTATGTTGGTACTGGCGAAAATGCCTGGTATCTTGCTTTTGGCTCTGGCCCTGCGGGTAACGATCCAGCATCTCGTCTGTCTGCACTAAACTTGGCGGTGAGTAATAAGTCCGCCAAGGTCTACTTATTTGATTTAGTTAATAGAACTTCAGGTACACCACTACAGAAGATAGAGTTAACCGACGGAGCTGGCCCTGAGATAAATAGCTTTACCGGCGGCTTTGAAACAGCAGATTGGGACATCGACTATCAAGATGACGCTTTATATTTTGGTCTTATTGGTGGTACTCCTGCGGTGCCTACAGGTAAGCTCAAACGTGGTCGTGTTGCATCGGCATCGGGCTCTAATATCTCTCTGAATTTTTCGAACCTCTATAATGATACAAACCGTGCATTTAGTGCTACACCCCGCACATTTAGAGATGAAGAAGGGGATTTTTGGGTGTTCGCAGGTACCGGACGTTTCTTTGTTCCTCAAGATAATGTTTCTAGGCAGACGCAATACTATTTCGGCATTAAAGAGCCTAAAGATGCGAATGGTAATCCGCGTTTGGATGTTACGGTTAACAGTAACGATCTTGTAGATACCACTGGCGTGGATGTTTTTGAAGACGGCCAGGTGTTCGGTGATGGTGGTTCAACAGTAACTTTATCAGCTGGTGGCGCATCCGAAGCTGTTGCTATTTTCCAAGATGTATTGGATTTTGTTGCTGATCATGGTGGTTGGCAATTTGAGTTTAGGTCTCCTGGCGCTGCTCGTCATACTCCCGGTTCTGGCGATCTTATGCGCAATACAACGCAATCGGCTTTGGCGGGTACATCGTTAATTATTACTACCTATAACGCTACCGGAGAGTTTTGTGACTCAGAAGGAGAAGGTTTTCTATTTGCACCTCACCTTGGTGCCGGTATTCCTGCACCTTTTGCACCTGTTGATATTGATCCTACCGATAGAATTCCAGCACTTGAAGCCGGTGATCCCCCGGTAGCACGAGTGTTACAAGGCATCACACTGGGGGATGGCCCTCCCTCTGCACCAGAAGTCATTCAGCCACAGAAAAAGGATGGCCCTGCTGGCCCTTGTCAGGGATATCAGGTAATCACTCAGTCATCCACTGCTGATATAAATAAAACCCAGATTGCATGTCAGGGCTTACCTGCAGGCCGTCGTGGCTGGCGTGAGCTTCCCGTTAACTAG
- a CDS encoding type IV pilin protein, whose protein sequence is MRKTQNKYDSAQRGFNLIELMIVVAIIAIVAAIGYPSYQASLEKSRRTDAKDSLLQAAALQERWYIQRNQYTDVIADIGGAVSKEGYYQLATAFNVGGASCNAAAPESCFTVTATAQGVQSGDDQCQSFTIDNLGRRRSEGAGGTDTTAICW, encoded by the coding sequence ATGCGAAAAACACAAAATAAATACGATTCGGCTCAACGAGGTTTTAACTTGATTGAGCTCATGATAGTGGTTGCGATCATCGCTATTGTTGCTGCTATAGGTTATCCCAGCTACCAAGCTTCTCTAGAAAAGTCTCGACGCACAGATGCTAAAGATTCACTGTTGCAGGCAGCGGCTCTGCAAGAGCGCTGGTATATTCAGCGTAACCAATATACAGATGTCATAGCTGATATTGGTGGCGCTGTTAGTAAAGAAGGTTATTACCAGTTAGCTACGGCGTTTAATGTAGGCGGTGCTAGCTGTAATGCTGCAGCACCGGAGAGTTGTTTTACCGTGACAGCGACTGCTCAAGGTGTGCAAAGTGGCGATGATCAATGTCAATCTTTTACTATCGATAATCTAGGGCGCCGAAGATCAGAGGGAGCGGGCGGTACAGATACAACCGCGATCTGCTGGTAG
- a CDS encoding GspH/FimT family pseudopilin: MKRYKYNQGLTLAELLICLSIVALLIGVGIPSFSSIQARMQSYVLTSTLARSLAAARDFALSSNSTVTLCGINQQQECVANDFKEISIFIDRDKNAAITDNEHIFLISSLDYSGQLNLRAALRRHYIRFKKEGSAEQAGSFIYCHAKYHTASSRITVSMSGRSYIGRDLDGDGIVDMTSGSPISC; the protein is encoded by the coding sequence ATGAAGCGATATAAATATAATCAAGGTTTAACACTTGCAGAATTATTAATTTGCCTATCAATAGTCGCACTGTTAATAGGCGTTGGAATTCCAAGTTTCTCTAGCATTCAAGCCAGAATGCAAAGTTATGTACTCACATCAACACTAGCGAGATCCCTTGCTGCAGCCAGAGATTTCGCGTTGTCTAGCAATAGCACCGTCACGTTGTGTGGTATCAATCAGCAACAAGAATGCGTCGCTAATGATTTCAAAGAAATCAGTATTTTTATAGATCGTGATAAAAATGCAGCAATCACAGATAACGAACATATATTTCTTATTTCATCTCTAGATTACTCTGGACAGCTCAACTTAAGAGCAGCACTAAGGAGGCACTACATCCGCTTCAAAAAAGAAGGCAGTGCCGAACAAGCAGGGAGTTTTATTTATTGCCACGCCAAATACCACACAGCATCTTCAAGAATTACTGTGAGTATGTCGGGCAGATCTTATATTGGGAGAGATTTAGATGGAGATGGTATCGTCGATATGACATCAGGGTCGCCAATTTCGTGCTAA
- a CDS encoding sigma-54-dependent transcriptional regulator: MTTRALIIDDEPDIRELLSITLNRMDISTEVAANVSQAKKLLESKTFNLCLTDMRLPDGSGLEIVQHVQKNIPELPIAVITAHGNMDTAVQAMKSGAFDFVNKPIDVNALRHLVNTAITSNQLTDSEQYDDQIIGDSPSIQALKVSIRKLARSQAPIYISGESGSGKELVARSIHNQGPRAKKPFVPVNCGAIPKELMESEFFGHKKGSFTGATQDKLGLFQAAEGGTLFLDEVADLPLDMQVKLLRAIQEKAIRPVGAHGEIITDVRILCATHKNLQRLVEADEFRQDLFYRLNVIQLNVPSLRDRGEDIPALAQYFLQRIDGGNSQPQTTLSKGALAELMRYSFPGNIRELENILERAYTLCDNSTIEVGDLLLSASQKISQKDNQPLNYYNNCLKYPSIDEYLAEVEKEILSDALEHVRWNKTLAAKKLGISFRSFRYRLSKLGLADDTDTE; this comes from the coding sequence ATGACAACACGAGCATTAATTATTGATGACGAACCAGACATCCGCGAACTTCTATCTATCACTCTAAATCGCATGGATATTTCAACAGAAGTGGCGGCTAATGTCTCGCAGGCAAAAAAATTGCTAGAGAGCAAAACATTTAATTTGTGTCTGACCGACATGAGACTGCCCGATGGCAGTGGTCTTGAAATAGTACAACATGTACAAAAGAATATCCCTGAATTACCTATTGCCGTCATCACGGCACACGGCAACATGGATACCGCTGTTCAAGCAATGAAGTCCGGCGCCTTTGACTTTGTCAACAAGCCCATTGATGTCAACGCTCTACGTCACCTAGTTAACACGGCCATTACCTCAAACCAGCTCACCGATAGTGAACAATACGACGATCAAATCATCGGTGATTCACCGAGTATTCAAGCGTTAAAAGTGTCGATTAGAAAACTCGCTCGGTCACAAGCACCTATATATATCAGTGGTGAGTCTGGCAGTGGTAAAGAACTAGTGGCAAGATCCATTCACAATCAAGGGCCAAGAGCAAAAAAACCTTTCGTTCCTGTAAACTGTGGGGCGATTCCAAAAGAGCTTATGGAAAGTGAGTTTTTTGGCCATAAGAAAGGATCTTTCACTGGTGCAACTCAAGACAAACTAGGCTTGTTTCAAGCAGCAGAAGGTGGCACTCTATTTTTAGATGAAGTGGCAGATTTACCGTTAGATATGCAGGTAAAGTTGCTACGAGCAATTCAAGAAAAAGCGATCCGACCTGTCGGTGCACATGGAGAAATTATCACTGATGTAAGAATTTTATGTGCAACACATAAGAACTTACAACGCTTAGTAGAGGCAGATGAGTTTCGCCAAGACTTATTTTACCGTCTAAATGTGATTCAGTTAAACGTTCCTAGCTTGAGAGATCGTGGTGAAGATATCCCTGCCCTAGCCCAGTACTTTTTGCAACGTATTGATGGTGGTAATAGTCAACCACAAACAACGCTATCCAAAGGTGCCCTAGCAGAACTCATGCGCTATTCGTTTCCAGGAAATATTCGCGAGTTGGAAAATATTCTTGAACGAGCTTACACCCTCTGTGACAACTCTACTATTGAAGTTGGCGACCTACTTTTATCGGCATCACAAAAGATTAGCCAGAAGGATAATCAACCTCTTAACTATTATAACAACTGTTTAAAATACCCATCGATCGATGAGTACCTGGCTGAGGTTGAGAAAGAGATTTTATCAGACGCCCTTGAGCATGTTCGTTGGAATAAAACACTTGCAGCAAAAAAATTAGGGATAAGCTTTAGGTCTTTTCGCTATCGCTTATCCAAGCTGGGATTGGCCGATGATACCGATACAGAGTAA
- a CDS encoding sensor histidine kinase, with amino-acid sequence MDTNQDIYNFRTLRVYLFYRLILAVLLYIMYVSQPTSSALGNSDPELFRWVSVGYMMITSLSMVLLFDRSSFQSNYKVSVLLITDIVVLLILIHASGGITNGLGYLLVITAAIASMFLPGQLALAFAAVTSLLIIGETLYSTKSNNIVGAMFSAGTLGFLVFITSISFQYLTDKIRTSTKEAAEKTEYASQLVQLAQHIVARMRTGIAVLDEHNKIELINDSARQLLDLPRGQSYLGTDISNIGNLEQLVNNWRSNPITGMSEVDTINSRREIRINFASLDTTNRHKTILYLEDYRFLIQQAQQLKLASLGRLTASIAHEVRNPLGAISHAAQLLSESQYLDPSDVRFTEIILQHSVRMNQIIENTMALSKRKEPKAELIDLCDWIPIFIKEYSDTKNCEITYHSDSQQPRVKMDPSHLRQILTNLFDNGLRYSMEATNVASITVTSGLSINDDTTFIDVVDNGVGVSKDHIQSIFEPFFTTAEHGTGLGLYLSRELCEINQASLSYLKTDDNKSCFKINFPHHQRMI; translated from the coding sequence GTGGATACCAATCAAGATATTTATAACTTCCGCACCTTGCGAGTTTACCTGTTTTATCGGCTTATTCTCGCTGTTTTACTCTACATTATGTATGTATCGCAGCCAACTAGCAGTGCCTTAGGTAACAGTGATCCCGAGCTTTTCCGGTGGGTAAGTGTGGGATATATGATGATAACGTCCCTATCCATGGTGCTGTTGTTTGATCGAAGTTCATTCCAATCTAATTACAAAGTGAGCGTGCTGCTCATCACGGATATCGTTGTACTTTTGATACTAATTCATGCAAGTGGCGGTATCACCAACGGCTTGGGATATTTACTGGTAATCACTGCCGCTATTGCTAGTATGTTTTTACCAGGACAACTGGCTCTCGCCTTTGCAGCTGTAACCTCTTTATTAATTATTGGAGAAACACTTTATAGTACCAAAAGTAACAACATAGTAGGGGCAATGTTTAGTGCTGGAACACTAGGTTTTTTGGTTTTTATTACCAGCATCAGTTTTCAATATTTGACCGATAAAATTCGCACAAGCACCAAAGAAGCCGCCGAAAAAACTGAGTATGCATCACAGCTGGTACAATTAGCACAGCATATTGTAGCGAGGATGAGAACTGGCATCGCCGTACTGGATGAACACAACAAGATTGAATTAATTAACGACTCAGCGAGACAGTTGTTAGACCTGCCGCGAGGGCAATCTTACCTGGGCACAGATATTTCCAATATCGGTAACCTGGAACAGCTAGTCAACAACTGGCGGAGTAATCCTATAACCGGCATGTCGGAGGTGGACACGATTAATTCTCGCCGGGAAATACGAATAAATTTTGCTTCTCTCGACACCACTAACCGACATAAGACCATTCTCTATCTGGAGGACTACCGTTTTTTAATTCAGCAAGCACAGCAACTTAAACTCGCATCTTTAGGCCGTCTGACAGCGAGCATTGCTCATGAGGTCCGCAATCCACTGGGCGCTATCTCCCATGCTGCACAGCTGTTATCCGAATCTCAATATCTCGATCCCAGTGATGTTCGATTTACTGAAATTATTCTCCAACATTCCGTTAGAATGAATCAGATAATTGAAAACACCATGGCACTATCAAAGCGAAAAGAGCCTAAGGCTGAACTGATAGATTTATGTGACTGGATACCGATTTTTATCAAAGAATATTCAGATACCAAAAATTGTGAAATTACATATCACTCGGATAGTCAGCAACCTCGAGTAAAAATGGATCCCTCTCACCTAAGACAAATTTTAACCAACTTGTTTGACAACGGTTTGCGTTATAGTATGGAGGCTACAAATGTCGCCTCTATAACCGTCACATCGGGGCTTAGCATCAATGACGACACAACCTTTATTGATGTTGTGGACAATGGAGTTGGAGTTTCAAAAGACCACATACAAAGTATTTTTGAGCCGTTTTTTACTACGGCTGAACACGGTACAGGCTTGGGTTTATACCTTTCTCGCGAGCTTTGTGAAATTAATCAAGCTTCGCTGAGCTATTTAAAAACAGACGATAACAAGAGTTGCTTTAAAATTAACTTTCCTCACCATCAACGCATGATATAA
- a CDS encoding NAD+ synthase yields MSKLNIAMAQINALVGDIVGNTEKVIATVKNAQERLCADVIVFPELTLTGYPPEDLLLRPSLDDRIDAALNSICDANLSVYTVIGYPKRVEGKLYNVAGVVFEGQVVCEYIKQCLPNYQVFDEKRYFSEGSTASSFSVNGIKIGLTVCEDIWDGSPITQSKTAGVDLLLNISASPFHLNKQQYRERLVRDRAQEVSLPIVFVNWVGGQDELVFDGGSVAFNPDGELVVRCPMFEESLVVAQYDHSSRKLSSVSLGAVCELGDELSIAYRALVLGVRDYVNKNRFKGVVLGLSGGIDSALTLAIACDAIGPERVEAVMMPFRYTSDMSINDAKEEADLLGVKYRSIGIEPMYSAFTASLEEAFENTQKDKTEENLQARTRGVLLMALSNKLGYLVLTTGNKSEMAVGYATLYGDMAGGLDVLKDVPKTMVFKLARYRNTIEYVIPESVITRPPSAELAPDQKDEDSLPAYDILDQILELYIEKDCSYDQIVEQGFDAEDVRQVIRLVDLNEYKRRQAPIGIRMSERAFGRDRRYPITNGWHIGS; encoded by the coding sequence ATGTCGAAGTTGAATATAGCCATGGCGCAAATAAATGCCTTGGTGGGTGATATTGTTGGAAATACGGAAAAAGTTATTGCAACTGTAAAGAATGCGCAAGAGCGTCTTTGTGCCGATGTCATTGTTTTTCCTGAATTGACACTTACCGGATATCCTCCAGAAGATCTACTTCTGCGTCCGAGCCTTGATGATCGTATTGATGCGGCCCTAAATTCTATATGTGATGCAAATTTAAGTGTCTACACCGTTATTGGATACCCAAAACGTGTTGAAGGCAAGCTCTACAACGTGGCAGGTGTTGTATTTGAAGGGCAAGTGGTGTGCGAGTATATAAAACAATGTTTGCCCAATTATCAAGTCTTCGATGAAAAGAGGTATTTTTCTGAAGGCTCTACAGCAAGCAGTTTTAGCGTTAACGGTATTAAAATCGGTCTGACTGTTTGCGAGGATATATGGGACGGCAGTCCAATAACGCAGTCCAAAACAGCAGGCGTTGATTTGTTACTAAATATCAGCGCCTCACCATTTCACTTAAATAAGCAGCAATATCGCGAGCGTTTGGTTCGTGATCGTGCACAAGAGGTGTCCCTACCAATTGTATTTGTTAACTGGGTGGGAGGACAAGACGAGTTAGTCTTTGACGGTGGCTCAGTTGCTTTTAATCCTGATGGCGAGCTGGTAGTGCGCTGTCCAATGTTTGAAGAGTCTTTGGTGGTAGCACAATACGATCATAGCTCGCGCAAGTTGAGTTCGGTTTCTCTGGGGGCCGTATGCGAGCTGGGAGATGAACTGAGCATTGCTTATCGCGCACTGGTGTTAGGTGTTAGAGATTATGTCAATAAAAACCGCTTCAAAGGGGTTGTTTTGGGGCTTTCTGGCGGCATTGATTCGGCCCTCACATTGGCTATTGCGTGCGATGCTATAGGCCCAGAACGCGTTGAAGCGGTGATGATGCCGTTTCGTTATACCTCGGATATGAGTATTAACGATGCCAAAGAGGAAGCAGACTTATTAGGCGTTAAGTACCGATCTATCGGAATTGAACCCATGTATTCTGCATTCACTGCCAGTTTAGAAGAGGCATTCGAAAATACACAAAAGGATAAAACTGAGGAGAACCTGCAAGCTAGAACCCGTGGCGTGTTATTGATGGCTTTGTCGAATAAATTGGGATATCTCGTGTTAACTACCGGCAATAAGAGCGAGATGGCAGTGGGTTATGCAACGCTCTATGGGGATATGGCCGGCGGCTTAGATGTGCTCAAAGATGTGCCTAAAACTATGGTGTTTAAGTTGGCCCGCTACCGCAATACAATCGAGTATGTTATCCCAGAAAGCGTTATCACTCGACCCCCTTCAGCCGAGTTGGCGCCAGATCAGAAAGATGAAGATTCTCTTCCGGCTTACGATATTCTTGATCAGATACTGGAGCTATATATTGAAAAAGACTGCAGCTATGATCAAATTGTCGAGCAGGGTTTTGATGCAGAAGACGTCAGACAAGTTATTCGTTTAGTTGATTTGAATGAATATAAGCGAAGACAGGCACCGATTGGCATTAGGATGAGTGAGAGAGCCTTCGGACGCGACCGTCGTTATCCGATAACCAATGGCTGGCATATTGGGAGCTAA